Genomic window (Desulfuribacillus alkaliarsenatis):
TGAAGGATACCATAGACAACTACGAAAAGTGACCAAGAATAAAACCACATATCCTACTGACGAATCGTTAGTAAAAATACTGTACCTGGCAACAATGGAAGCTAGTAAGAAATGGACAATGCCTATTCGTACATGGAAAGAATGCATATCTCAGTTTGCGATTTACTTTGAGGAACGAATAGCATTAGAGCTAATGAAATGATGGGGCTTCGCCCCAGAGTTTATCGCTTTTGTTCTCCCAGAAGACAAAAAAAGAGGGGATCCTAAGTCCCCTCGCCTTCTGGCAGAATCCCTTGTTAGCGCTCAGGTTGCTCTCCAGCAGTGCCTTATCCTCTAACAGGGCAAGAGCCATGTATAGTATGCCCACTTAATGGAAAACTAAAAACCATAATCTAGTAGAACTTAGTAATGAATTTTTCTAATATAAAATCCATTTACACAAAATTATTTACACTTCCTTTTCTTTTTTCAAGTTATACTTCACCTCAAATTTGTCATTTTCGATTTATGATTTGGTAGATTTCAGTATTCTTTAGCTATTGCATATAACGGTTTGCATCTACGACGTGACCCAGCCTTACATAGCTCTTATGTAGGCTGGGTCATGTGTTGTCTGTATTAACTTCTTTGCATTTCCTCGGACAACTAAGCGTAGATGTGTTGTTATACAACGTAGTTTGCTATACATACTATTTAATCGAATATGTTTTATAATCTATTATTGATTTTTGTGATATAAAGTAATCCGATCCTAATATTGCATCAAATCCATAAGTCTCTCTAGTAATTCCTAGTTGCAATCTAAATTCTTCTAATATTTTTGAGTCTATTTTTAATCTTGATACTGGTTGTTCATAACACAACTCACTCTCTCCGCCTACTCCATACATTCTTTTAGCTTTACCTTTAATTGGGTCAATCTCAATTCCTACGTCACCAGCTAAATCAGCATCAATAATCGTATTTGACGAACCTGTATCAATCAAAACATTATCTAATTCTATTTTTTTATCCCGGTATTCTATTCGTAGCGATACGATTGGCAAGCCATTTTCTAATCGTATTTTCAATTGTATCGCCCACTTCGTATGCCCACAAATTTTTCTTCAGTTACTTCTACATCTTCGTTGCAAGTGTGAAATATATACAATTCCCTTGTTCTGTCCTCTAAATGTATCTTTTTATATTCTTTCCATGCATCTGCTGATTTGGTGAAATCTGAAATTACTGCCATCTCTTTAATCTTTCTTCTGTTTTCTGATGACTCTGCATTTAACGCCTCAATTAAAACCCACTTTTCTGGAAACTGGTTTCTAACGTCTTGCCATTTCATATATATCACCCCAAATCCTTCTTTTGATTACATTCTATAATATTTTTTTGTATTTTTCTATTCTTTGCGCGAAATTGCTTCCTATGTTGTATAACTAATATACTACCGAACCATAGTGTCGGGAATCCCGCTAGTATGGGCGGATTCACGACATTAGGTGGGTAATCTCATACTCTAGACAACTTATTATGAGCACTTCGACGCATTACCATGTTATTCCTGCTATTCCAGCAAATTTTGTCAAAATTCAACAGTTAGTACAAAAATAGAAAGCTGTTTTAAACAAAAAAATCCCCCTAGCTATGTAGGAGGACAAAGTAATACGCTATGCTCAGTAGCATAGCGCTCAATGGTAAGCTTATGATCGAAATGATGAAATAATCCAAAAAATCAGTGATAATACAATGCTTAGGATTATGGATGTGACGATTGGGAAGTAAAAGCGAAAATTCTCCCTTTCGACCACTACGTCCCCTGGTAGTCTCCCTAATGATAGAAACCTTCCACCCACCTGCCACAACAAGCCAGCGATAACAAGTACAATTCCTATATAGATGAGAACACGTCCAAAATCGTTGATAGTATTACCTCCTAACTGCATTTCCTAATCCTATAGTATATCCTGTAGTTTATATTATACTCATTATTCAGGCATAGGAATTCCAAAATGTTCATAGGCTTGAGGAGTTACAACCCTTCCTCTAGGAGTTCGTTGTAAAAATCCTATTTGCAAAAGATAAGGTTCATACACATCTTCTATTGTATCTGACTCTTCGCCGATGGTAGCTGCTATAGTATCGAGCCCAACAGGACCGCCAGCGAATTTTGTAATTATTGTCTTTAGTAAACGGTGGTCAACATGGTCGAGTCCAATAGCGTCGACCTGAATCATCTGTAACGCTAGCTGAGCTATTTCCAGGGTAATAATTCCTTCACCACGCACCTGTGCCACATCACGAACACGCTTCAGCATACGGTTTGCTATCCTTGGGGTGCCTCGAGAACGCCTAGCAATTTCCATGGCGCCGTTCTGATCAATTGGTACATTTAGAATCTCTGCCGCTCGAATGACTATCTGATAAAGCTCATCGTCTGTGTAGTATTCCAAACGCGTTACGACTCCAAATCTGTCCCTTAACGGCGAAGAAAGCTTGCCCGCTCTCGTTGTTGCTCCAATTAGGGTGAATGGTGCTAGCTCAAGTCTCACAGACCTAGCACTTGGACCTTTACCGATAATAATATCGAGGGCAAAATCCTCCATGGCAGGGTATAAAACTTCCTCTACACTTCGCTGGAGCTGGTGAATTTCATCGATAAACAACACATCGTTTTCCTGTAAATTGGTTAAGATTGCTGCTAAGTCTCCAGGCCGCTCAATTGCTGGCCCCGAGGTTGTACGTATATTAACACCAAGCTCATTAGCTATGATATTAGACAGGGTTGTCTTCCCGAGACCTGGTGGTCCATATAGTAGTACGTGATCAAGGGCTTCCTTGCGCATTTTGGCCGCTTCGATAAAAACCTTTAGGTTTTCTTTGGCTCGCGTTTGTCCTATATATTCTGCTAGGTATCTAGGTCGCAGGCTATATTCTACTTCATTATCTTCTTCCGTTAGTCTAGCAGAAATGACTCGTTCTTCCATGCTCTTTCCTCCTCAACAGCGTCAAATCACTTAATCCTGCATTAATCTTTGCAGACATTTTTTGATATATATATCCGCTGTCCATGTCGTTCGCTCAGCATCATTATTATTAGCTATTAAATCACCAATAACCTTTTCTACTTCCCTTGTTGAATAGCCTAGTGCTTCTAAGGCTGCCATCGTATCCTGCATTACCATCGATATATTACCACGCGGCGTCACGATATCGGTCTGCACTTCCATCTTCCATTCCTGACAAGCCACTGGCTGCATGTCTTTTATCTTATCCTTTAAGTCGAGAACAATGCGCTGGGCTGTTTTCTTACCGATGCCAGGAAGTTTTACTAAAAAAGCCATATCCTCAAATTTAATAGCTTGATAGAGTCTATCTAGCTCGGCCGCACCGACAATATTCAAGGCCACCTTAGGGCCTATTCCCGACACTTGAATGAGTAGCTTAAATAGCTTCTTCTCCGCTTTATCTATAAACCCATACAAAGAAATATCATCTTCGCGCACGCTTTGGTGTGTATAAATCGTAACTGTATCGCCTTCTTTAATCTTCCCATAAACACTACCTGGAGTATTTATATAGTAGCCGACTCCAGCTGCACTGACAATTATATGGTCAAATTCTATCTCTTCTACTCTACCTTCAATGAAAGCTATCATATTTCTGGTACCTACCTTTGACTTTACTATGTTCTTTACTATATTTTATGTATTCTATTTGCCACTTAACTTACTAAGTATCGGCGCACAGTGGGCATGGCAAATGCTTACTGCTAATGCGTCCGCCGCATCGTCAGGTTTAGGTATTACCTTCAGATTAAGAAACATCTTGACCATCTCCTGAACTTGCTGTTTATCGGCACGCCCATAGCCACAAATGGCCTGCTTTACCTGTAAGGGGGTATATTCAAACACGGACATCTTCGCTTGCACTCCTGCTAAAAGTACAACTCCCCGAGCCTGTCCTACAGTAATTGCCGTCGTTACGTTTCGATTAAAAAAAAGCTCCTCAACAGCCATTGCATCTGGCTTGTAGGTTTCTATTAAGCTTGTAAGGTCTTCGTATAATATACCAAGTCTGCTTGGCATATCCGTATTCGCTTCTGTGCGAATACAACCATAGTCAACAGGCTTCAACTGATTTCCAACGGAATCTATAATCCCATATCCTAAAATCGCTGTACCTGGGTCAATTCCTAGAATTCGCAACTTGGATTCTCCTCTTTAACAAACTGACGTTCCCGTCTATACATACCATATCAATTTCATCGCAATTTAGCAACGCTATTTAATCATTTAATCTATACTTATCTTCATAAATCGTATTACAAGTACTGCAGGCAGTATGTATCCCAGCATCGCTTGTATTATAGCCAAAAATCTAGAAAGTCCAAATGGCGTAACATCTCCATACCCTATGGAGAACAATGTAATAACGCTAAAATATAGTGCATTCAGCACTCTTGTCGAGCCCGCATTCATTGGTTCATTCAATTTATAGCTACCGTTATAATGATCAACCAGAGAACCTAAATTAACTATATCAAATAGCGAGTACAATAATGCAAACAGTATCACGACATTAATATATACTGCTAACAGAAATAAAAATTGGCTTTTCATTAATTCTAATTTCTTTTGCCTACTCACCAGAAAACCCCATTCATCAATAGTATAATACTATTTTATGATGCATGCCCTCTGCTTTAGAATAAGACATATTATTTATGGTACTCTTACTTGGATACCGTGCTTTATCACTTCTATGTCCCATGGTAACGGATGTCCTGCTTCTCCATCGAGATCTGTCTCTATATTAGGAGTTGTTTCTAGACGAAACTTCTTGCCTTGTACATAGATAATGACGGAGTCCTCTAAATGCTCACCAACGAGACTTTTACGCAATGCAGATAACAATTGAGCAGGGGATCCGTCCTTTATAATCATTAAATCTAACAAGCCATCCTGCATAGCAGCAGTCGGAACAATTTCATTAAATCCTCCAGCACCTTTGCCATTAAGCAACAAAAACAAAAATGCATTGCAGATAAAGCTTTGTCCGTCTACCTCTACCCTTAGCTCAAAGGATTTCATCTCAGATAATTTCAACGCTCCACTTAAGTAATATGCTCCTTTACCTAACAGGTTTTTCGACTTCGGGCTTACCTGGTGAGCAACCTCTGTCATGAATCCTGCAGAGGCAATATTAATGAAATATGATTGATTAATCTTTCCTAAATCAACTGGCTCTGCCTGACCGTCCGTGATAACTCTGCAATATCCCTCTAAGTCAGTTGAAATACCTAAGTTCCTAGCTGTATCGTTGGCTGTGCCAATTGGGAAAATCCCTAGTGGCACTTTGATACCGAGGTGCATCATTGCATTTACAACTCCATGCACTGTACCATCACCGCCCGCAGCTATAATGGTATGAAAGCCTTCTAAATCCATCGCTGCCATATCTGTAAGAAGCTGCTTATTGTTCCGAATTCTCCAAGGAACGACCTGCAGACCAGCTTCTTGCATAATACTGATAATTGTATCTAAGCGAGTATGAAAGGTCCCTCCGCCCGCTACAGGATTATAAAACAATGCAATTTTATCCATGCGTCTCCACCCTTTTAAAATTCAACAACAATTTATATATCCTTCATGTTATTTTATTTGGCAAGGACTGTCAATGTACTGCATCTCCTATTTCAATAGCTATTAGTAGCTAGCTGATATCTCTCTAATATACAAAAGGCTTTCAATCGGAATAAGCTGATTGCCTGAGCGCAACTTGCATTTGAGCATTCCCTGAGCGGAAAAGATTCCTGCAATTCTACCCTGTTCTGTTCGTATCTCAGTTTCCCTTACAGCCTTTGGATTAAACACCTTGTGGAGATACGCTGCGTATTCCTCTGGGTTAAGCTTTATCGGGTTAATGGTCTCCTGCCAACAAATTTCTACTATACAGCCTGTTTCTATGGCTTTGCGAACAGCTTGCTCCTTGTCCTCCTCTTCCTGGACAACGATTTCCTTCTGAGCATAGCTATAATCCCTGCGTTTACTCTCAATGACTTTTTCCTTATGCTCGGGTAGCATCATTCGATGACCTTCATATAGCTTATTTCCTCGATTCAATCCCCGTGGACAATTGTTAGTAAAGCTGTCTTTCATTTACCATCCGCCACCTTTGTTATCTTTTTACGCCTTATGTCCACCAATCAATCCAGAGCGTTCATGGTATAGCCCGCCTTCATCTAATGAAGATGCTTTGAAAATAGCAGTTTTCCCATACCGATAGCGAATATTGTCAATGGTATAGGCAAGGGAGCGCTCGGCAATACGGTCATGAAATACCTCTAGCTGCAACGCCTCATCATCCATAAGGTTCGACAGAGAAATTTGGACTGCCCGCACGGGATGATGACCCCAGTGCTTTTGAAATAGCCATTCTACAAGGGGATATACATCCGTTGCCAGATTGCTATAGGTCGCCAATGACTTTGAACGATGAACACTAGATATTAAATCG
Coding sequences:
- the ruvB gene encoding Holliday junction branch migration DNA helicase RuvB, translated to MEERVISARLTEEDNEVEYSLRPRYLAEYIGQTRAKENLKVFIEAAKMRKEALDHVLLYGPPGLGKTTLSNIIANELGVNIRTTSGPAIERPGDLAAILTNLQENDVLFIDEIHQLQRSVEEVLYPAMEDFALDIIIGKGPSARSVRLELAPFTLIGATTRAGKLSSPLRDRFGVVTRLEYYTDDELYQIVIRAAEILNVPIDQNGAMEIARRSRGTPRIANRMLKRVRDVAQVRGEGIITLEIAQLALQMIQVDAIGLDHVDHRLLKTIITKFAGGPVGLDTIAATIGEESDTIEDVYEPYLLQIGFLQRTPRGRVVTPQAYEHFGIPMPE
- a CDS encoding DUF2905 domain-containing protein, coding for MNDFGRVLIYIGIVLVIAGLLWQVGGRFLSLGRLPGDVVVERENFRFYFPIVTSIILSIVLSLIFWIISSFRS
- the ruvC gene encoding crossover junction endodeoxyribonuclease RuvC; protein product: MRILGIDPGTAILGYGIIDSVGNQLKPVDYGCIRTEANTDMPSRLGILYEDLTSLIETYKPDAMAVEELFFNRNVTTAITVGQARGVVLLAGVQAKMSVFEYTPLQVKQAICGYGRADKQQVQEMVKMFLNLKVIPKPDDAADALAVSICHAHCAPILSKLSGK
- a CDS encoding retropepsin-like aspartic protease — its product is MKIRLENGLPIVSLRIEYRDKKIELDNVLIDTGSSNTIIDADLAGDVGIEIDPIKGKAKRMYGVGGESELCYEQPVSRLKIDSKILEEFRLQLGITRETYGFDAILGSDYFISQKSIIDYKTYSIK
- a CDS encoding diacylglycerol/lipid kinase family protein; the encoded protein is MDKIALFYNPVAGGGTFHTRLDTIISIMQEAGLQVVPWRIRNNKQLLTDMAAMDLEGFHTIIAAGGDGTVHGVVNAMMHLGIKVPLGIFPIGTANDTARNLGISTDLEGYCRVITDGQAEPVDLGKINQSYFINIASAGFMTEVAHQVSPKSKNLLGKGAYYLSGALKLSEMKSFELRVEVDGQSFICNAFLFLLLNGKGAGGFNEIVPTAAMQDGLLDLMIIKDGSPAQLLSALRKSLVGEHLEDSVIIYVQGKKFRLETTPNIETDLDGEAGHPLPWDIEVIKHGIQVRVP
- a CDS encoding potassium channel family protein — its product is MSRQKKLELMKSQFLFLLAVYINVVILFALLYSLFDIVNLGSLVDHYNGSYKLNEPMNAGSTRVLNALYFSVITLFSIGYGDVTPFGLSRFLAIIQAMLGYILPAVLVIRFMKISID
- the ruvA gene encoding Holliday junction branch migration protein RuvA, yielding MIAFIEGRVEEIEFDHIIVSAAGVGYYINTPGSVYGKIKEGDTVTIYTHQSVREDDISLYGFIDKAEKKLFKLLIQVSGIGPKVALNIVGAAELDRLYQAIKFEDMAFLVKLPGIGKKTAQRIVLDLKDKIKDMQPVACQEWKMEVQTDIVTPRGNISMVMQDTMAALEALGYSTREVEKVIGDLIANNNDAERTTWTADIYIKKCLQRLMQD